A single window of Deltaproteobacteria bacterium DNA harbors:
- a CDS encoding archease, producing the protein MGYDLLDHTGDLGIRIWADDLGGLFCEAAWALFDIITDLEQVEVHLERETDVEGVGRDELMVAWLNELLYLHEVEGLLFRDFAVTELDEGRLKGVARGESFQEGHHVIKTCIKAVTYHQLEIKEDNGRWQAQVIFDI; encoded by the coding sequence ATGGGTTATGATCTCTTAGATCATACAGGCGATTTGGGGATAAGGATCTGGGCCGATGATTTGGGAGGGCTCTTCTGTGAGGCGGCTTGGGCCCTCTTTGACATCATCACAGACCTCGAGCAGGTGGAAGTGCATCTGGAGAGGGAGACAGATGTGGAGGGGGTGGGTCGGGATGAGTTGATGGTGGCCTGGCTCAACGAACTCCTTTATCTGCATGAGGTGGAAGGACTGCTGTTCAGGGATTTTGCGGTGACTGAGCTCGATGAGGGGAGATTAAAAGGTGTGGCCAGAGGAGAAAGTTTCCAGGAGGGACATCATGTCATCAAGACCTGCATAAAGGCCGTGACCTATCATCAACTGGAGATAAAGGAAGATAACGGGCGTTGGCAGGCCCAGGTGATCTTTGATATCTAA